The candidate division KSB1 bacterium genome contains the following window.
AGTATCATCGGCGGGCATACCATCGATGACACGGAACCCAAATTTGGCCTTGCTGTGACCGGCTTGATTCACCCCCAAAAAATTCTCAGCAACGCGAACGCAAAACCGGGTGACGCGCTCATCCTAACCAAGCCGATTGGGTTAGGAATTATTTCGACAGCGATTAAACGTGGCCTGGCAGATGAAGGAACCGTCAAACAGGCGATTGAAATCATGAGTATATTGAACCGGAACGCCGCCGAAGTCATGACAGATTTTCAAGTCAATGCATGTACCGACGTCACCGGATTCGGACTTCTTGGACACTTAAGCGAGATGACTGTTGCCAGTGGTGTTGATGCAGAAATTTATTCTGAGAAAGTACCCATTCTTGAACAGGCTCGAGAATTCGCAGTTGCGAATGTGGTACCCGGAGGCACACAAAATAACATGGAATTTGTCTCCGATAAAGTGGAGTGGACAAGCGAGATTTCGAGTACTCAACAAGTCCTTTTATGTGATGCGCAAACCTCCGGGGGATTACTTATTTCAGTTCCTGAAAAAATGGCGGGTGAATTGCTGGTAAGGCTTCATGAAAGCGGAGTTAGTGTTGCGGAGCCAATCGGCAAAATTACTAAAAAGGGAAAAGGTAAAATTGTTGTGAAAAGTAGGGCTTGACAAATAAATAAATCACTTAAATAAATTAAGGAGACAGGACATGTCACTACGAATTAATGATGAAGCGCCTGATTTTACCGCTGCCACAACTGAGGGCACAGTTAATTTTCATGACTGGATTGGCGATAGCTGGGCGGTACTATTTTCCCATCCAAAAGATTTCACACCGGTCTGCACAACCGAATTGGGATACATGGCCGGTCTGGCGCCCGAATTTGCAAAGCGTAACTGTAAAGTTATTGGCTTGAGCGTTGATCCGGTGGAAAGCCACAAGGGGTGGGCCAAAGATATCGAGGAAACCCAGGGCCATGCGGTCAACTATCCCATGATCGGAGATACGGATCTGGCCGTGTCGAAGCTTTACAATATGTTACCGGCAGAGGAGGAGGGTACTTCCGAAGGCCGTACGGCTGCTACAAATGCAACGGTCCGCTCTGTCTTTATTATAGGACCCGACAAAAAAATCAAATTGATGCTGACCTACCCGATGACCACAGGTCGTAACTTTGACGAAATCTTGCGGGTGCTTGACTCCATGCAATTAACCGTTGAGCATAAAGTAGCTACGCCTGCCAACTGGAAAAATGGCGAAGACGTTATTATCGTCCCGACTGTATCGGATGAAGATGCGAAGGAAATGTTTCCGGACGGTTGGAACACAGTTAAGCCCTATTTGCGCGTGGTTAAGCAGCCTGGTTAAAGCTCCTTGCGAGCCCTCCCGAAGAAGGTAAAATAGCCAAAATCCCGGGTACTTTAAAAAGTGTCCCGGGATTTTTTTAGGCGATTCTCTTTTATTGCAGCAATTTTGTTTCCGGATTATTTAAACTCCAATTATACCAGAAGGTATCAAATCCTTCGAACCGCTGTGGACAGTCCGCCTCGTTTCCTTCAAACCTCTCGTTTTCCAAATTAAATTTGCAACCTGATTTATCGTGAATCCAAACACCATCAACATTCTTAAAGCTTGAACTGGCGGATTGATAAACTGTGGTTGAATGAAATATCGCGGCGCCTTTTGGACGATAAAGAAACAGCTGAATCTCGCCGAGATCGAAAGCTTTCCCGCCTTCAACGGCCGAATGGGGTATTGCATAACTTTGTTCCTGCCAGTGAAAAGTAAAGATTGGCTCCTTTGTTCTTAATCGGGTGTCCTTTGCTACGCTGCCTCTGAAGCCTTCCGGTGACGAGAAATATCGCTGGTAACCATCGCGGCCATCTTCCTGGCCATTTACCGAAAGGACTACAGTGTTTGGATACTCTTTAAGCCAATCTTTCCACATCGCTTTTTTACCAAAAGGAAGTTCTTTTAACTTTGTTCCTTTAAATTCTCCGGCGATAGATTTGCCCCGCATGATGGCCCAGTAAGAATCGGTTTCAAAGTCCTGCATGACTAAAGAGGCGTTCATAAGGCCACCGGATGCTTCAAAATTGATTTCTTTGTTGCCATAGACTCGGTCGTACACGACGGCCGTATTGGCCAGCGGTCACCAAACGGCCGCAAACGCGATGTTGCCAATTCGGTCGTTAACAACCTCGTGGCTGTTTAATAAGTTCAGGCTGTAAGCCCGTGCCTGACCATCGATAACAACGCCCAATACCCAGGAGTCATCGGCGATATTTGCTGAGTCTCCCGGAACAAACTGTGGCTGCGAAATTGCGGCGATTTGTCCGCGCGGGATAATTTGTTTAAACTCCTTCGGTAAATCCTCCGGTTGTGCATGAAGCATAGTTGCAAAACCCAGGACAAATGCGAGCATGAAAGCCAATCGGGAAATGTAAGTCATGTTTTCTCCTTAAATTTTCTATTTGAGACTATCTAGTGCAACGTTTCCTAAACAACCGGGCAATATACAGTGTTAGCGTATTCAGGTGTTAAAGTGTTTATTCAAGTTGAATAATTTCAAGTTATTAGTGCCTGAACACTTGAACACACAAACACGAGAACACTATCATCCAGATTGCGATGATATTTAGAGATCACACTACCGAGTAAACAAGATGAGTCTCAAATTTGTAGTTCGCATCATGTAACCAAAACCCGGCAATGAAAATTCCATGCTAAACGAATTCATTTGGGGGGTCTTAAAACTTTGTCGGCTTTAGCGTCGTCTAACCTAATGTAAATTATCTAAAATGCTGTCATGACACTTCGCTGTCAATAAAGTCATTTTATGTCAAAAGTAAATGGCCGAATGACATAATGACGCTGAAGATAAATGACTTAATGGTCTTTTTAGGGGCAATTTTCAAAATTAATGACTGACTCAGAGTTGATCGGGAAATTTCTCACCGGCGACGTGAATGCATTTAACACTTTGGTCTGGCGGTGGGAGAAAAGTGTTTACAATTTCATTTTACGATACATTGGCGATCGGGAAGAATCGCAGGATATTTGCCAGAAAACATTTATCCGGGTGTACCGAAAACTGAATCGGCTGCGGGACACTGAAAAGTTTTCAACCTGGCTGTATCAGATCGCCATCAACATTTGCCGGGATGAAATCAAAAGCCGCAGCAGGAAGAAGACCTGTTCGCTGGATCATCTGCAGGAAAATAGCAATGGCGCTCAAGCAGGTGTTTTAAATCTTACAACAGACTCAAAGAGCGAGCCCGAGGAACAAGTCCACAAACATGATGTATCAGAATTGATTGGCCGGGCGCTGCAGACCCTTCCGGAGGAACAGAGAGTGGTGATTATTATGAAAGAGTACCAGGGATTGAAATTTACCGAAATTGCCGATGTTTTAGAAATGTCGGTGAATACAGCCAAATCGAGAATGTATTATGGCATTGCCGCCTTACGCAAAATTTTTATGCAGTGGGAAATTAGTAAGGAGAGTTTGAGATATGAAATGTGATCTGTCAAAAGAAAGATTAATCGGCTATTTTTACGAAGACTTGCCTGATGAAGCGATCAAAGACGTTAAACTGCATTTAAAAAAATGCGCCGCTTGTAAAAAGGAGTTGGCGGAATTTAGCAAAACCGCTGACATTCTTAAGACCTGGCCGGATGAAGAGCCCGGGTTAAATCTCAAATTTATTCGCGAAAAGGCATCTTTCCGGAATTGGCTGAAATCTGGCTGGTCAGTTGGATTTGGCTGGCGAAGAATTGCCGTAGGTTTTGCGGGTGGTTTTGCTTTGGTACTGCTAATCTTGGCCGTGCTGAATTTTGAAGCTTCGTATTCTGACGGCGAGTTAAATATCAAGCTGACTCTATTGCCGCGTTCTGAGAAGCAAGCCGAAATAACCGGAGACCCACTGGCGGTTCCGATAACCAAACGTGAGTTTGATTCCTGGAAAGAAGACTCCTATCTCGTAATTCAGGATATGATTCAAAGAACGCAAACTCGCAGCCGTAATGAATATCGAACCGCTTTAAGAGAGTTTGCACGGGACGTCGATTACCAGCGGCGGCAAGACCTGAGCTGGGTAGGAAAAGGATTTGAAGTGATTCATTCCGCAAATGATGACAAACTTCGCCGCACAAACCAGGTCTTGCAGCAATTAATTCAGACAGCTAATTTTCAAAGTGTCCGGCCAAACTTTGAGCAAAATAAGTAGTTAGATTTTCAAAGGAGTTAAATTTAAATGAAAAATAAATTTTTAATACGTTTGCTTTTCTGGCAAATAATTTTTCTGTCAATAATATTGGTTCCGATGTCGAGCTTCGCCCAATCCTCAAAAATTAATTGGGATCGCATGAATCGTGATCTTGAAATAATGCAGGGAATTCTTGACAATCTTTTGGCGCCCTCGAAGCCCATGCTGGCCTTTTCAAACGGCGGCGCGCGCGGGCTTTATTTCGACGGATATGGCGTTGTTTTTCAGATTGACCTGGGAGGGTCGCGTCTAATGGATGTTGTCCGGCTAAGAATGGGCAATGAGTTTGCGCTGGCCAAAGAACTTGCTGAGCAAGCGAAAGCAAGTGCAAGAGCATTGGAAGGCAAACCTATATCGGTACCTCCAGTTCCTGATGAGGGTCCGGTGATAGTTGATGCAACTACAGGAGTAGTCTTGACGAAAGAGGATCTCACAACCGGGAAACGCATCGAATTATTAGAAGAACGCGCCATCGAGTTTCTGCGTGATTACGCC
Protein-coding sequences here:
- a CDS encoding peroxiredoxin, with translation MSLRINDEAPDFTAATTEGTVNFHDWIGDSWAVLFSHPKDFTPVCTTELGYMAGLAPEFAKRNCKVIGLSVDPVESHKGWAKDIEETQGHAVNYPMIGDTDLAVSKLYNMLPAEEEGTSEGRTAATNATVRSVFIIGPDKKIKLMLTYPMTTGRNFDEILRVLDSMQLTVEHKVATPANWKNGEDVIIVPTVSDEDAKEMFPDGWNTVKPYLRVVKQPG
- a CDS encoding DUF3179 domain-containing protein, producing the protein MYDRVYGNKEINFEASGGLMNASLVMQDFETDSYWAIMRGKSIAGEFKGTKLKELPFGKKAMWKDWLKEYPNTVVLSVNGQEDGRDGYQRYFSSPEGFRGSVAKDTRLRTKEPIFTFHWQEQSYAIPHSAVEGGKAFDLGEIQLFLYRPKGAAIFHSTTVYQSASSSFKNVDGVWIHDKSGCKFNLENERFEGNEADCPQRFEGFDTFWYNWSLNNPETKLLQ
- a CDS encoding DUF3179 domain-containing protein, whose translation is MTYISRLAFMLAFVLGFATMLHAQPEDLPKEFKQIIPRGQIAAISQPQFVPGDSANIADDSWVLGVVIDGQARAYSLNLLNSHEVVNDRIGNIAFAAVW
- a CDS encoding sigma-70 family RNA polymerase sigma factor; translation: MTDSELIGKFLTGDVNAFNTLVWRWEKSVYNFILRYIGDREESQDICQKTFIRVYRKLNRLRDTEKFSTWLYQIAINICRDEIKSRSRKKTCSLDHLQENSNGAQAGVLNLTTDSKSEPEEQVHKHDVSELIGRALQTLPEEQRVVIIMKEYQGLKFTEIADVLEMSVNTAKSRMYYGIAALRKIFMQWEISKESLRYEM